The window cctggtgagtgaagtcagacaggtgaaaatcctagtgagtgaagtcttgtgaaaatcctagtgaatgaagttaggtgaaagtcctggtgagtgaagccagtcaggtaaaagtctcggtgagtgaagtcgggcagtgggaaaatcctagtgagtaaaactaggtgaaaatcctagtgagtgaagctaggtgaaagacctagtgagtgaagctaagcagattgaaagtcctggtgagtgaagctaggcagatggaaagacctggtgagtgaagccagacacatgaaaatccaggtcaaggttgaccggacacctgatgttgagaagtccaagtaggttaaaggagtgaccgaatacttgacataagaaaatccagatgggtcaagggtgacttgacatctagtggaaggaagtccaagtggatcataaaggaccagacacttggcacgagacggtaagtccaagtgggtcaaggatgaccggccacttggcacaaggagaaaagtccaagtgagtcaacggtttgaccggatacttggtgaagaagtcccagcaggtcaaagttgaccaaatgctaggcacgagaagttccaacaggtcacagttgaccggatgttaggtttGAGAGCCCTAGACTTGATTCGGGTgagctagggttggtcaatttgatcaagtaataaaattgaatcaagctcaatcgatcaactgatcgatcgggTACAATGTTGCGATAAAAAgcaacccaatcgatcaaccgatcgattgggaacctttATCATGAGCACAGAAtacagcccaatcgatcgacagaTTTATTGGGTACCGCcaatcgatcggcagatcgattgggcaccgccaatctatcgatcgatcgattggtggCTAGAATTCTCGCGCGACATGagaaaggctgaatcgatcgagaGATTGATTTAGACCTTTTCcagcagagcacagaggtgctcttaATCGATAGATCGATCTAAGcttccctaatcgattgggatatgaccgttgtgaAGGAAGCGCACAATAAAAAGCCGCAGTGAGCTTTCTTCCTCAGCAACTCTCCACTTCCTTTTCTTACGATTCTCTCTGGTGCTCTCataagttcttgaagcttcttggagcaaagtgttgttgtatttccaaggtcaagaggcgttccacacaagaagaagaagctagctagggttttcatttgtgtaaatcttgtaagatattcTTTGTATtcacttcttcttttcttcttgttgtattgagagtttgtacaaggcttctccgcctttggtagttactgagaaggagtattttttatagtggagagagggtcgtgtgtggatccttggattagtcacctctttttgaagtggataccaagtaaatccttgtgttagcattgcaagTATTGCTTCGAGTTCTATATGCTACTTATCAACACCATTGAAGCAAGCAAACGAAatgcgacaagctattcacccccctctagctataatTGACCCTAACAAGTTTGACCTGCCACAAAGTCGGTTGGTCATATATCCAGTCGGAGTAAGGGGATCCAACTTCTCACTCTCAGTACAAGTCTTTTAGCATATGATTAGTCATCCCACTGTCGGTTGACCCTATGAATTTTCTCACATATCAATCCTCTTTTATATAGCCGGTCGGTAATAACTCTGGTTAGACTTATACAACTCTACATGCCCATCGCTTATACATATAGAAGATAAAAGTGTAAAGAAATTCTCCTTATAAACTCGGCCGGACTTCTAGATCTCAGGTTCTTACTTTAAAGGCAAGTCTTCGATCATATGGGTGATCAACTTAAAGTACCGATCAAATCTCTCGAGACTCAGTTCCTCATTTGTCAAAGGAAAGTATCCTAGTATATAGTCATTCGATCATAGAACTGATCGAACCTAGGAGACTTAGCTTTATATTAATTTAAGAGCAGATCCCCAGCATCACTTAGTGCATAACCGAGCAGCTTAAGGGAAGGATGACATACAGTTAGCCGATTTAAAGATCCGATTGAGATACACTTAGCAGACAATATGATCAGAGAATCACAATAACTTGTTAGAATAATAACTATttatcagagaatattcttctattGTAATATAAGAATTTATTGGAATCTTCTTCGAAAGTGACTTTACACTTTCCATTGGCCGATATATTATGACAACATATTCTTTCAACCACCTTATTAATGACGTAAGTTTCATAAGAGGTGCGCATATGACTAACAAAAGATTACTCGAACTGTTGTGACCGAAAGATGCCCACATATCTCTACAATATCATGATATTGTTTACTTTAGGCCTAGCCCCTCGTGgatttgctcttgagctctccccaaaagacctaatgtcaatggagatatcatacatctttttaaacccatgatctttttcaaatctttccaatgtgggacttttatTGAATCCCAATAATCCTCTCCTCAAATGAAGGTAcatcattactctcatggtctgggctcctcgcgagcatctggtcacttttgacctactttGGGCCTCCCCGCAAATATCTAGTCACTCTAACCTACTCCGGACATCCCCGTGAACATTTGGTCACTTTTGACCTTGCTTCGGGCCTCCCTACAAGCATCTGATCACCTTGACATACTCTACGCTCCTCATGAACATCTGATCACTCTGACCTACTCCGGGTCTTCCCGCAAGCATTCGGTCATCTTGACCTACTTtgagcctccccgcgagcatctgcatccggtcaccttgacctgctttggGCATCCCTGTAAGCATCCAGTCAACCTAACCTGCTCCGGGTCTTCCCGCGAGTATCCGTATCTGGTCACCTTGACATACTTCGGGCCTCCCCACGAGCATTCGCATccgatcaccttgacctgctttggGCCTCACCATAAGCATCCAGTTAACCTAACCTACTCCGGGACCACCcacaacttcgttcaaggctacCCCACATGACATTTGGTCTggatcatggctctgataccatttgttgtgatcGAAGGATGTGTCAGGattatactaaaagcttagctttttgtatgaacatttattttgaaataagaatcacattggtcaaatgtctgcatttagtaaaatgcagttgctcatttattttatattgtagataacatggtgtgtgatatcacacagaagattatgttatcagttccttataaatcataaatagtatctcacaaccaagatggattgagacaaaccattggaatggttgtagtgtaatttggtattagtttatctagactaaaaaattacactagtacactatgagtgtattaagtaggattatttgaggttgttcttttatactgactgtataaaagaacatgacctctgttattatggaagtgtgtgctcttaattccgatataataacaagcacatatacttagtatttatttctttaatttatcaatgggtgagatttattcagttgaatcaataggctcgataagttgagaaataatattatttatatggtgtgttgttaattatagaaggaaactatgtcctagtaatttaggttgatgatgtccctttgaggagctcataaggattgccatgtaaaccctgcaggtggatctagtccaacatgacaatgaagttgagtggtactactcttggaactagatgttaattaagtgagtgttagtaactcatttgattaatgaacattcgatatcttaaacacaggaagattaacacactcataataagaaggaacccataatgtaatatgggattgatgcggtagttcaataataactctttagtggtatgagttattattgatgaacttgagttgggtgttcggagcaAACACAGGAAGtttaagctcatcgggagatcaaaactaattcctcctctcggtccctgttgtagcctctataaagtcttatatccacaaagtccactttttacccaagtaatgggccgaccacatccttgcttggtgcaagggggccggccaagcttgggcttagaagccaagaggtggccggccaagcttggtgcccaagctatgggccgaccactagaaaaggaaaaggaagttttgttttaaaataaaattttgttaaaatctttccttatttgtagttatctataatggttaaaagagagattttattttgttaaaatctttccttttttgtagttatttacaatggttaaaagaaagattttaatttccttttatagccatcctcattgttttaaaagagagttttaaaattttaaaatattttcttttatagctttctacaaaagattaaagagagattttaattttattaaaatcttttgtagttatctataatgtttaaaagagagattttaatttttgataaaactttccttttttgtaaccatgatttaaaaagataagttttaattaatttttcctttttgtagttgtctacatgttttaaaagagagagattaattttaaaacttcccttttgttgccatgtacaataggaaatttagaaaagagatattttaattgttgctaaaatttcctttttaaggggaggcaacaaataaggaagttttaattatgtttaaaactttcattttttgccatgaccaaggattataaaagagatgtagagggtgcctcatgagaaaaGAATTCTAAGATCTCTCTAAGTTCTCTCTCTTAATCCTTGTGGTGGCTGGCcccctctcttttctcttctccccttGATTTCTTCTTTTAGGTCGGCGGCATACcatctttccttctccccctttcttctttctaaggccgGTCTTCATATccgttggtggtcgaaacttgaaagaaaagtaGAACACTCTATCTTCATGGCCGGTTacttggaaaggaagaagaagaaaaggagttttctattttggcatcccctagtggctcgagagtcttggaggagaaaaaGTTGTTCGGGTGGAttctatcttggtagatcgttgcccacacaacgtccaagaaaatgagaggaatacaatagaagatcaagaggtctttagctacaaataaaggtataactaattaatggtttccacttcgaattaattagttagttttctttgcatggattctgaaacaccaacacaagctAGAGATTTTATGTTTAGATTtcatgctatcgattttgtattttgattttgtgtttcgatcttgtgtttctattgtagtctctgtagttaaacctaggattactgtaagaagttaaatatccaatttctttgaaagactttgtctaggaagtggtggatgatcccataaccaagaaggcctagtgcctcgccatgtttaacttggaagtcaatctttgaaatagatatttaatcaacttctgtaatatgacttaacttaggaagatcacatcggttaaacttggagtaaaaatgttaagtatcgtttccaatccaagtttaacttctgaagagcaacttggattaataatgttaagcatcgtttgcaatccaagtttaacttcagtagagcacatgagtagctaggttaagttctgtgcttgtacaaatttttgtacaggggaaacagaacagtgttccaagtagcaaccaacagaatattcacatatctccacagtGACATGATATTGTCCGCTTTGGCCTAGGCCCTcatcctcatggctttgctcttgggctctccccaaaatgtctcatgccaatagagatatcatatatccttttaaactcataatctttttaaaatcttttcaatgtgggactttgattgaatcccaacaatcctgggcctccccgcaagcatccgcatccatgacctacttgggaagatttggtaaagatcatgagtttaaaagggatgtaagatatctctattggcatgaggccttttggagagagcccaagagtaaaatcatgagggcctaggcccaaagtagacaatatcatgtcattgtggagatatatggaCATCCTTTTATGCATAATAAATGGTATTAGAGCCATCGCCCAGACCAAATGCCATGTGGAGTGACCTTGAACAAAGTTGAGGATGCGCCTGGAGCAGatcagggtgaccagatactcGCGAAGAGACCCAGAGTAGGTCAgagtgactggatgcttgcgGAGAAGCCCGAAGCAGATCAAGAGTGACCTGATACTTACGGAGAGGCCCAGAGTAGGTCGGGATAACCAGATGCTTGCGGAGAGGTCTAGAGTGGGTCAAatgtgaccagatgctcgcggggagggcCGAATAACCGGATGCCGATGGGGGAGGCCTGAAGTAGGTCAAAAGTGATCAGATACTTGTGGGGAGGCCTGGAGCGGGTCAAGAGTAATCAGATACTCATGGAGAGGTCTGGAGTAGGTCAAAGGTGACCAGATGCTTACGGGGATGttcgaagcaaagtcaaaagtgATCGAATGCAGATGCTTACGGGGAGACCCAAAAcaagtcagggtgatcggatactcacagggaggcccgaagcagatCAAGAGTGACTAGATGCTCACGGGAAGcccagaccatgagagtaatgatgGTCTGTCGTTTGAGGAGAGGATTGTTGGGTTTCAATCAAAGTTccacattagaaagatttggtaaagatcatgggtttggaaaggatgtaagatatctccattgacatgagacaTTTTGGGGAGAGCTCAAGAACAAAGCcgtgagggtctaggcccaaaatagacaatatcatgcaattgtggagatatgtggacatccttttatGCACAACACGGATGATGATTGCATATCTCCCAGATTGTACGTCTTCTCTTACCCGACAACCTCTGACACTCAACATTCTCTGCCACCTCAAGATTGCGGaagttatgagaggtggtatataaatgGGGGTCCTCTCTGTTTGCCAGGTACACGCTTTACGATAGTCTTACTTACGCGCATGTATTTTACTATTCTTCTCTCAAATTTCCTGCTAGGACACTGTATTGACTTAAGAGTCAGAAAGCCTatgccagggaccccttccctaattTTGGCACTGACCTTTTGTCTACTCTCTTTGGTGTGcgcaaagaagaaaaagaagagaagaagcccCTTTTTCCTTCGGTTCATAGTCTTTTCTCAATCAACCACACAATTGCCTGCCTAGTGCACAATCTCTCCCGCTTTCAGACATGATCACTAATAAATgtctatttattaatttttttcgtACATAATTAAAGATCATCTTTAAAATCTCTTGGTTTTAAACTCATGCAAACAAACATTCACGCATTTTGCATATATGGATCATATTTGTATATATTCTGGCCAAAATATCGTGGACGGTCAAGCACCCGTCAATGAACTTACTGACACTCCTGAACTCTAGAGATTGTCGATGAATGAGAGGAATAGGGATCTGGTGGGCATTCAAAAAGAGAAAGAGTTAGATTGGATAGGGGACGGATCCCATGACCACTCTAACagtcaagttagggtttactATAGATGGTATGTTGAAAAGGAAGGTGGAGAAGAAAGATAAAATCTGGTGGAGTTGGAAAAATAAATCGGAACCCATGTCATTACCTTTGTGAACACTTATATGGTCCTCTCATGAGCATCTCCACGTCAGTTGAATATCATCATTGCTGGGGTCGTGGAGAGAACCAGATCTGACCACCGTTAGTTATCTTTCCATTCATCAATTGCCATGTGTCAGTAGGGAGGTATTTAGGGGACAAGGTATGACAATCTTGTAACCGCTCCTCTATTCTCAGCATACCACGTGTTTTTGAATATTCGCAGTCACTTTTGGCTAGCTAGTATAGGGCATAGACTTGTCTCTTAGATGAAAAAGGGGTAACATTGATGCAGAGTGACCTTGGGCATATTGAAGTTGCGATTGAAGATCGAGATTGAGATGATGTTGGGATCTACCTTTAAAGGAGGACATTGACGTCTGAGGTAGAGATAGGGGGCGATATTGGTGATTGCGACACGGACTATTAGGGAAACTATTGCTGAGAGCTTGAGATGGAATATGAGACTAAGATGGAACCTGCTACCAAAACTGAGGTCGAGACTTAGGCCGAGACTGAAATGAAGTCTGCTACTAAGAATGTGGCCGAGACTGAGATGAAGTCTGAGATTGAGATATGATCAATGACTTGTCCTAATTAATTGGGGGGATACATATACTGAGCCAGTTTGATCAGGTCATAGCCCCTTTTGAATAAAGTTAGCCTTCCATTGGGTCAATTTTGATCCGTTTGACTTTAACAGACAGATCAAAACAACTCTTGACCTAAGGACATGTAGGTGCAAAAAGAAACCTCCACATCCCTATGATTAAGGACAAGACTGAGATGAAGTTTGCTGTTGAGACTGAAATGAAGTCTAAGACTAAGATAAGTCTGAGACTGAGATGAAATTTGAGACTGAGATGGAGACTGCTGTCGAGACTGTGGCCGAGACTGAAATGAAGTCTAAGACTGAGATAAGTCTGAGATGAAATTTGAGACTGAGATGGAGACTTCTGTCGAGACTGTGGCCGAGACTGAAATGAAGTCTAAGACTGAGATAAGTCTGAGATGAAATTTGAGACTGAGATGAAGCCTGCTGCCGAGACTGTGGCCGAGAATGAGATGAAGTCTAAGACTGAGATGGAGTTTAAGATTGAGTTGAAGTTTGAGAGTGAGATGGAGTCTGTTGTCGAGACTATGGCTAAGATTGAGATGGACTTTAAGACTGAGATGTTGTCCGATTGAGATGAAATTTGAGACTGAGATTAAGTCTGAAACTAAGATGGAATTTAGTGCCGACAGTTGCCGAGAGTCAGATGGAGTTTGAAACTGAGATATGATCAACAACTTAATCATGGGGATGCATGTAATGGGCCCGTTTAATCATATATGAATCCCTTTTGAATAAAGTTAGCCTTCCTTTGAGTCAAGTTTGATCCATTTTGACTTTGATTGATAGATCAATACAATTGTTGACCTACGGAACACGTAGGCGCAGAAAGAAGCCTTCACGTAAGTATATGTACTCACACCCTCATTTGATAAAGTCAGACCAAACTGATGAGATTATCTAATCACAAAAGAGTTAATTGTTTATATCCCTATTTAAGCCATTGGTTATGAAATTCCAACAATAAGTATTATGTCAAGGAAGTTTGAAATCCATTCACTTCAACAGACTGTTGGTTTGAGATCACTCTCACTCTTAAAagacaagaaggagaagaaaaacttTCACGTACTACATTGTCAAAGATTAAATTAACTTGAACTGTACAATCTCATCAACAATTATTATATGGTAAATTATAAGTCAAAGGCATTAACGAGTGTTGCATGCCTTAAGTAAGATATATTAATTAGAAGAAGATATGTATCTACGTGGAAATTGGACCTCTTATCTATGGTAGCAAGTCTACGATCTAATAATAAACTAAGCAGAAGTCATGAACGTGCATTGAAAATTTGAATACGCCTATTAAAATCTAACATTTTTTTCAACAATGGGAGGACGAATATATCACCTTTTCTATATATCGATCCAAACGTGGCCATCAGTATCAcaattatttctcttatttttccaCAAATCTATTTATCTTCCATACAGATTTCTATTCACAACTACAAGTCTTTCTTGAGTCGATGGCCCGATgcttgtatttattttttatatcaatCTCTTTAAATTTTATCCATTTctcgattaattaattaatatatttattgcCACTGCCATCTCTATAAATTCCTCACTTCCCCCAGTGAATTCTCACAAGCTTGAGCATTAGAGTACGTAGGTAGTCCATTATGGCTACATCGACCAGCGCCGTGCTctgtttcttcctcttcctcctccctctctCCATTAACGCCGCCACCTTCCAGATCGTCAATAGCTGCTCCTTCACCGTCTGGGCCGCATGGGCCACCACCGGCCCTCGAGCAGGCGGCGGTAACCAGCTCAACCCGGGTCAGTCCTGGACCATCAACATTAACGCCGGCGCCACTGGCGGCCGCATATGGCCCCGCACTGGGTGCTCCTCCGACGGCAGAAACTGCCAGACCGGTGACTGCGGGATGCTGCAGTGCCAGGGCTACGGCCGGCCGCCCAACACCCTCGCCGAGTTCGCCCTCAACCAGTTCAACAACCTCGACTTCTTCGACATCTCCCTCGTGGACGGGTACAACGTGGGTATAGACTTCAGCCCCACCAGTGGCGGGTGCCGCGGGATCCGGTGCTCCGCCAACATCGTGGGGGAGTGCCCGGCGCAGCTGAGGACGCCGGGGGGCTGCAACAACCCCTGCACCGTGTTCGGGACGCCGCAGTACTGCTGCACCAATGGACCGTGTGGGCCCACGGATTTTTCAAGGTTCTTTAAGACGCGGTGCCCGGACGCCTACAGCTACCCGCAGGACGATCAGACCAGCACGTTTACCTGCCCTGGTGGCACCAACTACAGAGTCACCTTCTGCCCTTGATCGACGTGATGCATGGGGGCATCAGTCTATAATTAGTATATAAGACAATAAGATTTACAAGGATCTAGCCAATTCGACacgtttctatatatatatatatatatataatcatggaGAATAAAACATGTGTGCTGAATTACTAGCGTGAGGTCGATCTGTTCACGCCTGTACCTGCTATccatcaataaatataatgattAGATCGCCATCGATATGATAATAACTTCTATCtttgttttccttattttctttctttggtCTACTTTTGTTCTTTTAAGATCCTGTTTGTTTGCTGGGTTGAGTCATGATCGATATCAGATTGATACTTGTGTTCTTGAAAGCTACTGCCATCCTAGTTCCAATGTAGTCTTCGCTGAAAGGTAGaattttagtttttgtattttatttattggataaGGATTTTGCATGTTGTGTTTACATTTCTTActtgagagaaaaagaaaatgaaaacggAAACTAATTAAAGGAAGTAGGAGAGAGaggaaattaattaatttctttggGCTTTCACTCGGAATAAGACTTTTCCACTAATTTAAAATTCAACATCTGGAGTTAAAGCCATAGGATATAGTTTTCCATAAATAATGACTTCGAAAATGTCCCATGCTAAAAACTGAACAAAACCATAAAATATTTGACAACTAAAATATATAATTACTTCATAAGGCTTATTTATTAATACATATGAATGGTCAAAGAAGTTAGGCATCCATTCACTTACACTTCCTCTTGATTTGGAATCCTATTAATCTCACTCTCAAAATAACTTTTGGAATAATCTTACTTATGGATGCTGATCCTGTTTAGAATCTGAGTCACGACAGAAATGGCGTTGGTGTTGATGGAGAGTCAACTTTGACACACCCCTGTGTATCTACGTCAGAAAAGCAAACCCCACATGAAACTCCAAGGTCTATTATGAGGACTGTTGATATTTGGACTTTGCATACACTCAGACAAGTACACGAAACGTTAAAAGCcataaaccagggaaaaagtcctcgaCATAGGTCCTTCGATACTCAAGTCAGATCTTTTTTCCCTAGATGAACAGTGTTCAATGGAAAAAAGAACTGTTGAAGACGGGTGTATATGTGTGCGTACTTGGCCAAGGAAGAGGACATCCCTTCTTATATAACGCTGCATACCTTTAGAGCTTGAccgttgtcagagaatgtcgagtGTCAGGGTCTGTCGGGTGAGAGAGGTTGTATGGTGACCTTTTATTGGTAGGAGGAAAGTTTTGTTGGACCCTTGGAcgatcggctagaggggggtgaatagctctgcaATAAAATATCGAACGTTCCTCGAActtttatagcttaattaaaatgagcacttgcataaataaaaataatagataaaagaagaggtacgagggatttacttggttacaaccggagagttTGTTAATCCAGGGAAGTTGAAAGTACACTCAtctctccttcaggcagagaaatcTCTTTACAGCAGTTAACACACTCAATTATAGAATATAACTCAAGAGGATTCAATTACAAGTGTTTTATTTCATTTCCTAagttcaggggtctttttatagccctggaaaatcttatcttgGGTTGGAAGACGCCTCCAATATGCTGGAAGGCGCCTACAGTGAGGCaacaagggataaaattttatcctttgcCAACGACAAAATTTGTCCagtcaaaggcgccttcaagtggttgaaggcgccttcaagtgcttGAAGGCACATTCTACCAAAAGGTGGTGCCTCCAGCAGCTACTACTGAGCTCCAAACTTCTCCTTTGGCTCTTTTactgctccgcttgcttgggtgatttcgaccaatcAGAATATGGCTCATCCGAactcatttttcggccttctaCTCAAGCAGTCATTCTccctgcttctcgtccctcagactgccacgcgtgtccttctcgtccgccagtgtactttTCTATAACACATCGTCCCTCGGAAGCACTAAGccggtcggctctctcccgtgccgtccttttcACTAGTTGCGTCTCTCActcgatttcctgtgctcctaagctcctgcatacttaaacACAGAGATTAAATACTAAtctgacttgattgatcacatcaaaactaccacgaggtaccaacaatctctccctttttgatgtgatcaaacacaagttaagttagggtaaactacaaacaaataatagttataaaaaaaaaattcaagaatttttttttaaaagtacaaaaaaaatttgttgtACTACCCTCCCCTAAACTTACTCTCCATttttatcacattaaaaatggggtacataaaagtaactttgaaaaaaaaaattctaaattgaaaGTCTAAGGGAATTACACAACAAAAAATGAAAGTGTAAACTTCAAAAATTCTGGTTTTATAAACAAATTTGCAAAATTAAGtcggaaaaaataattttgattttataaaaaaattttaaaaaa is drawn from Zingiber officinale cultivar Zhangliang chromosome 1B, Zo_v1.1, whole genome shotgun sequence and contains these coding sequences:
- the LOC122046577 gene encoding protein P21-like gives rise to the protein MATSTSAVLCFFLFLLPLSINAATFQIVNSCSFTVWAAWATTGPRAGGGNQLNPGQSWTININAGATGGRIWPRTGCSSDGRNCQTGDCGMLQCQGYGRPPNTLAEFALNQFNNLDFFDISLVDGYNVGIDFSPTSGGCRGIRCSANIVGECPAQLRTPGGCNNPCTVFGTPQYCCTNGPCGPTDFSRFFKTRCPDAYSYPQDDQTSTFTCPGGTNYRVTFCP